The Candidatus Deferrimicrobiaceae bacterium genome includes a region encoding these proteins:
- a CDS encoding NosD domain-containing protein, producing MKLRVLTVLALALTFAACAHVPKGGPSVPSVVVIEKDTEWHGDVRVDGIVHVRKGATLTLAPGTRVLFEPRTYAAGEEHEGFVGGGFKIEGRVVAAGTEDAPILFSPSGGKAFAGGWDKLLFTFSTGSRFEWCIFEGARYAFHTHFSELSVSHCTFRDNEEGMRMGNSKVRIEDSVFTCNEIRGINFRDCRNEIRRNLVYGNGDGIFLHSKDSASLIRENAIYANRRFNLRLGDLHAEDIDAGGNWWGTRNEESARTKIYDGGSLPGIGRAKLAPMLALPPATGAEIRGVFVRGQSPVPGAEVRALASPADGLFPDDFAASAVTDADGLYRLPVPPGRWFVSGRKGTGPGSLFAFPGRNPVTVEAGERAVLALPAILAPAGKTVRAAAANRSGFLVRVTLDGIPVAGATVQAFRPDSPDFRGPGEASALTGATGAALLVLRPGKYLPAARKRPGGAVIGVVEEGGLFGVWPDAPVEVVASTVTDLEIPLFEKRGYLGQEEASGNPEASAEGNLLSGTASLGGSPAEGYIVYFYRPGETIGRPLARSSVVSAQGAFSVSQAGEGEFAAFLRKSVPGVPGGVGEERIGPVVVQARGGRLTPAVLRFAPAVN from the coding sequence ATGAAGCTGCGTGTCCTGACGGTTCTCGCGCTGGCGCTTACTTTCGCTGCCTGTGCGCATGTCCCGAAAGGCGGGCCGTCGGTTCCCTCCGTCGTCGTCATCGAGAAAGACACCGAATGGCACGGCGACGTCCGCGTCGACGGCATCGTCCACGTCCGCAAGGGGGCGACGCTGACGCTTGCCCCCGGGACGCGGGTTTTGTTCGAGCCGCGCACGTACGCGGCGGGCGAGGAGCACGAAGGGTTCGTCGGGGGCGGATTCAAGATCGAAGGTCGCGTGGTCGCCGCCGGGACCGAAGACGCGCCCATCCTGTTTTCCCCGTCCGGCGGCAAGGCCTTCGCCGGGGGATGGGACAAGCTGCTGTTCACGTTCAGCACGGGCAGTCGGTTCGAATGGTGCATCTTCGAGGGCGCCCGCTACGCCTTCCACACCCATTTCTCGGAGCTCTCCGTCTCGCACTGCACGTTCCGGGACAACGAGGAAGGGATGCGGATGGGCAACTCGAAAGTGCGCATCGAAGACTCGGTCTTCACGTGCAACGAGATCCGAGGCATCAACTTCCGCGATTGCCGCAACGAGATCCGGCGCAACCTGGTCTACGGGAACGGCGACGGGATCTTCCTGCACTCGAAGGACAGTGCATCCCTCATCCGCGAAAACGCGATCTACGCCAACCGCCGCTTCAACCTGCGGCTGGGCGACCTCCACGCCGAGGACATCGATGCCGGCGGCAACTGGTGGGGCACCCGCAATGAAGAATCCGCCCGCACGAAAATCTACGACGGGGGCAGCCTTCCGGGGATCGGCCGGGCGAAGCTTGCGCCGATGCTCGCGCTTCCGCCCGCAACCGGCGCAGAGATTCGCGGCGTCTTCGTCCGGGGGCAGTCGCCGGTTCCCGGCGCCGAAGTCCGTGCGCTGGCGTCGCCCGCCGACGGGCTTTTCCCCGACGATTTCGCCGCGAGCGCCGTCACCGACGCGGACGGCCTCTATCGCCTCCCCGTACCGCCCGGACGCTGGTTCGTGTCGGGCCGCAAGGGGACAGGTCCCGGGTCGCTGTTCGCTTTTCCGGGACGCAACCCGGTCACGGTCGAGGCGGGGGAGCGCGCCGTCCTTGCCTTGCCCGCCATCCTGGCGCCGGCCGGCAAGACTGTGCGCGCTGCCGCCGCGAATCGGTCCGGGTTTCTCGTGCGCGTCACGCTCGACGGCATTCCCGTCGCCGGAGCCACCGTCCAGGCCTTCCGTCCCGATTCCCCCGACTTCCGGGGGCCCGGGGAGGCGTCGGCGCTGACCGGCGCCACGGGTGCGGCGCTGCTGGTCCTCCGCCCGGGGAAATACCTGCCCGCCGCCCGGAAGCGTCCCGGCGGCGCCGTCATCGGCGTGGTCGAGGAGGGAGGGCTGTTCGGCGTCTGGCCCGATGCTCCGGTCGAGGTCGTGGCATCGACCGTGACCGATCTCGAGATTCCGCTTTTCGAGAAGCGCGGTTACCTCGGCCAGGAGGAGGCATCCGGAAATCCCGAGGCTTCCGCCGAGGGAAACCTCCTCTCCGGGACCGCCTCCCTCGGCGGTTCTCCGGCCGAGGGGTACATCGTCTATTTCTATCGTCCCGGAGAGACGATCGGACGTCCGCTGGCGCGTTCGTCGGTCGTTTCCGCGCAGGGCGCGTTTTCCGTGTCGCAGGCGGGGGAGGGCGAGTTCGCGGCGTTCCTGCGC
- a CDS encoding DUF362 domain-containing protein, with product MDRGGMNRRDFLKLAGGAAGLAAASGSIPAFAKAAPAPHPKGGAVVGAASGPGVAANVRRAIAAVGGIGAFVSRGDVVVLKPNIGWDRKPEQAADTDPELVVAVAELCLSAGAKSVRVFDRTCNEPRRCYVNSGIQDAVERFAAKSGAGRSVQIYHVEDRKFVRTVIPGATAMKEWELYRDALEADKIINLPVAKHHSLAGITLGLKNMMGIMGGNRGQLHFNLADCLVDLQRRIPARLTVIDATRVLLRNGPSGGNLADVKAFNTVFASGNALAADLAAADRIFGFKAADVAHLKKALDSGLWFSSPSAWRIAEG from the coding sequence ATGGACCGTGGCGGAATGAATCGACGCGATTTTCTCAAGCTGGCCGGAGGGGCCGCGGGGCTGGCCGCCGCCTCGGGGTCGATCCCGGCGTTTGCCAAGGCCGCACCCGCGCCGCATCCGAAGGGCGGCGCCGTCGTGGGGGCCGCGTCGGGGCCGGGCGTCGCCGCCAATGTGCGTCGCGCGATCGCGGCCGTCGGCGGCATCGGCGCCTTCGTCTCGCGCGGCGACGTCGTCGTACTCAAGCCCAACATCGGCTGGGACCGCAAGCCCGAGCAGGCCGCCGACACCGACCCGGAGCTGGTCGTCGCCGTCGCCGAGCTGTGTCTTTCCGCAGGGGCAAAGTCGGTGCGCGTCTTTGACCGCACCTGCAACGAGCCGCGACGCTGCTACGTCAACAGCGGCATCCAGGATGCCGTCGAGAGATTTGCCGCCAAGTCGGGCGCCGGGCGGAGCGTGCAGATCTACCACGTCGAGGATCGCAAGTTCGTCCGCACCGTCATCCCCGGAGCGACGGCGATGAAGGAATGGGAACTCTACCGGGACGCGCTCGAGGCCGACAAGATCATCAACCTCCCCGTCGCCAAGCACCACTCGCTGGCGGGCATCACGCTCGGGCTGAAAAACATGATGGGCATCATGGGCGGCAACCGCGGGCAGCTTCACTTCAACCTGGCCGACTGCCTGGTCGATCTCCAGCGGCGCATCCCCGCCCGCCTGACCGTGATCGACGCCACGCGCGTGCTGCTCCGGAACGGTCCGTCCGGGGGCAACCTGGCCGACGTCAAGGCGTTCAACACCGTGTTCGCCTCGGGGAACGCGCTGGCGGCCGATCTCGCCGCCGCCGACCGGATCTTCGGCTTCAAGGCGGCCGACGTGGCCCACCTCAAGAAGGCGCTCGATTCCGGCCTCTGGTTTTCGTCCCCCTCCGCCTGGCGGATCGCCGAGGGATGA
- a CDS encoding right-handed parallel beta-helix repeat-containing protein → MLRFLSSTRLTIALCLVLAALGAVGAFLYTGATSFASQGSINLYRSPLFLAPALLLALNVACCAFTRLRTGQFRGFRAAVFLGLHAGLVMLMAGLVVDARFAFVGTQLYRVGERSAAYFDWRDNVDKSFPFTVEALGYTERYHPMDLQIGIRDASGGKHGPFHVREGVPFDVPGTGLTVVPRRFDISRKALTFDASLGDLRVTGIRTGSSGASAPGGFTVVPVAWADPEIAEYVARVRFVRPGIAPEVEEIRINHPGAFGGFTFCLTVARPDETGSRVIGLQMTREPGAPWFWAGALLFGVSLSIDLFRKARRAAPLGAAVLLIPAVLSFACPGDAAAFGRSISAEESWEGTVKITEPVTVEKGATLTIRPGTVVLLSGDEHGEAGVPDGGLKVFGKLRVEGERGRPVRFARLDPARPWNEVFMKEADVVIRYALFEGALWGLHIHDGDVTIARTTLRGNGGGARLKGTGARFDRCSIVGNEIGLRFWDGGPRITASVISGNRTGLFYRDGAGGGKINGCRIENLEVDAKIGDWAKGGLDLSGNYWGGRKPKLRDFRNPGTKEKIPVSPVLKRRPVAGAD, encoded by the coding sequence TTGCTCCGGTTCCTCTCGTCGACGCGGCTGACCATCGCCCTGTGCCTGGTTCTGGCGGCGCTTGGCGCGGTCGGGGCATTCCTTTACACCGGCGCCACCTCGTTCGCGAGCCAGGGCTCGATCAACCTTTATCGTTCCCCCCTGTTTCTCGCACCCGCGCTGCTCCTCGCACTCAACGTCGCCTGTTGCGCCTTCACCCGTCTGCGAACCGGTCAGTTCCGGGGCTTCCGGGCCGCCGTCTTCCTGGGGCTGCATGCCGGCCTGGTCATGCTGATGGCGGGCCTCGTCGTCGATGCCCGCTTCGCATTCGTCGGGACGCAGCTTTATCGGGTCGGGGAGCGCTCCGCGGCGTACTTCGACTGGCGCGACAATGTCGACAAATCCTTTCCATTCACGGTCGAGGCGCTCGGATACACCGAGAGATACCATCCCATGGACCTCCAGATCGGCATCCGGGATGCATCCGGAGGCAAGCACGGGCCGTTTCACGTCCGGGAAGGCGTTCCGTTCGACGTCCCGGGCACCGGCCTGACGGTCGTTCCGCGCCGCTTCGATATCTCGCGGAAGGCGCTGACGTTCGACGCCTCGCTCGGCGACCTCCGCGTAACGGGGATTCGGACCGGGTCGTCGGGAGCGTCGGCGCCCGGCGGATTCACGGTCGTTCCCGTCGCGTGGGCCGATCCCGAAATCGCCGAATACGTCGCTCGCGTCCGATTCGTGCGGCCGGGAATCGCTCCCGAGGTCGAAGAGATCCGGATCAACCACCCGGGCGCGTTCGGCGGCTTCACCTTCTGCCTGACCGTCGCCAGGCCCGACGAGACGGGCAGCCGGGTCATCGGGCTGCAGATGACGCGCGAGCCGGGCGCTCCATGGTTCTGGGCCGGGGCGCTCCTGTTCGGCGTTTCCCTATCGATCGACCTGTTTCGCAAGGCCAGGCGCGCCGCCCCACTCGGGGCGGCCGTGCTCCTCATTCCGGCCGTCCTGTCCTTCGCGTGTCCCGGCGACGCCGCGGCCTTCGGGCGCTCGATCTCCGCCGAAGAGAGCTGGGAAGGCACCGTAAAGATCACCGAGCCGGTCACGGTCGAGAAGGGGGCGACGTTGACGATCCGCCCCGGCACCGTGGTGCTGCTCTCGGGCGACGAGCACGGGGAGGCGGGTGTTCCCGACGGCGGCCTCAAGGTGTTCGGCAAGCTTCGCGTCGAGGGCGAGCGCGGAAGGCCCGTCCGCTTCGCCCGGTTAGACCCCGCTCGCCCCTGGAACGAGGTCTTCATGAAGGAGGCCGACGTCGTGATCCGATACGCGCTGTTCGAGGGGGCGCTCTGGGGGCTGCACATCCACGACGGCGACGTGACGATCGCGCGGACGACGCTCCGGGGCAACGGCGGCGGGGCGCGGCTCAAGGGCACCGGGGCCCGTTTCGACCGCTGCAGCATCGTCGGCAACGAGATCGGTCTTCGCTTTTGGGATGGCGGTCCGCGCATCACGGCCTCGGTCATCTCCGGGAACCGGACCGGGCTCTTCTACAGGGACGGCGCCGGGGGTGGTAAAATCAACGGGTGCCGGATCGAGAACCTGGAGGTCGACGCCAAGATCGGCGACTGGGCCAAGGGCGGTCTCGATCTGTCGGGTAACTACTGGGGCGGCCGCAAACCGAAGCTGCGCGACTTCCGCAACCCCGGAACCAAGGAAAAGATCCCCGTCTCCCCCGTCTTGAAGCGTCGTCCGGTCGCGGGCGCCGATTGA
- a CDS encoding glycine betaine ABC transporter substrate-binding protein has protein sequence MKRLAYWFSAVALTVALACAISASVPGRASACVGRTLFIGHYDSPDQVMVANLLAVFIDERTGTTVKLTRFATRDEAFEAMRTDKISIYSDYSGVVLRKWGGEAPSQDEEKNFARIKEILNRKFNVVWLEPFGYDRYFTEKGRAGEKPGPAGLMLCKDALSKFPALPKLLGKLRGVLDNETMATLVREAGASDPKTVARKFLKSRKLI, from the coding sequence TTGAAAAGACTTGCCTATTGGTTTTCGGCGGTTGCGCTGACCGTCGCCCTCGCGTGCGCGATCTCGGCCTCGGTCCCCGGCCGCGCGTCGGCCTGCGTCGGCCGCACCCTGTTCATCGGGCATTACGACAGCCCCGACCAGGTGATGGTCGCCAACCTGCTGGCCGTGTTCATCGACGAGCGCACCGGCACGACCGTCAAGCTGACCCGCTTCGCCACCCGCGACGAGGCGTTCGAGGCGATGCGCACCGACAAGATCAGCATCTACAGCGACTACTCCGGCGTCGTCCTCCGCAAGTGGGGCGGCGAGGCGCCGTCCCAGGACGAAGAGAAAAATTTCGCCCGCATCAAGGAGATCCTCAACCGCAAGTTCAATGTCGTCTGGCTCGAGCCGTTCGGATACGACCGCTACTTCACCGAGAAGGGTCGGGCGGGCGAAAAGCCGGGACCGGCCGGCCTGATGCTCTGCAAGGATGCGCTCTCCAAGTTTCCGGCGCTCCCCAAGCTTCTCGGGAAGCTGCGCGGCGTCCTCGACAACGAGACGATGGCGACGCTCGTGCGGGAAGCAGGCGCTTCCGACCCGAAGACGGTCGCCCGGAAGTTCCTCAAGTCTCGCAAGCTGATCTGA
- a CDS encoding AAA family ATPase — protein sequence MHRRLENVFYEVRDPRLSWADIGGLAGPKEKMKEMVCLPLTRRDELARMGVELPSGVMVWGPLGQGITMLAEAAATEAGVTYAYVSGQEMLGKIDRMEEAFEIAVREAPCVFFISDIDWLCPRAGADYSWSPGNLRAKPPTFADMAFTEKFLRLIDGLLEVPAVRLVGSCYRIDVVDQAAIKEKKRFNRKIFVAPPSAQDREEVFRIYTKKMPIDPAVDFGEVARLAIGCTGWDIENICRKAAILAVEGGNVRVGQRHLIDALGGITPWLTPDMESGYHRIFDEDCPHHYSF from the coding sequence GTGCATAGACGGCTTGAAAACGTTTTCTACGAGGTGCGCGACCCGCGCCTGTCCTGGGCCGACATCGGCGGCCTCGCGGGGCCCAAGGAAAAGATGAAGGAAATGGTCTGCCTTCCGCTGACCCGCCGCGACGAGCTGGCCCGCATGGGCGTCGAGCTGCCCTCCGGCGTCATGGTCTGGGGGCCGCTGGGGCAGGGCATCACGATGCTGGCCGAGGCGGCGGCCACCGAGGCGGGCGTCACCTACGCCTACGTCTCGGGCCAGGAGATGCTGGGCAAGATCGACCGGATGGAGGAAGCGTTCGAGATCGCCGTCCGGGAAGCCCCGTGCGTCTTCTTCATCTCCGACATCGACTGGCTTTGCCCCCGGGCCGGCGCCGACTATTCCTGGTCCCCGGGCAACCTGCGCGCCAAGCCGCCCACCTTCGCCGACATGGCGTTCACCGAAAAGTTCCTCCGGCTGATCGACGGGCTGCTCGAGGTGCCCGCCGTCCGTCTCGTCGGTTCCTGCTACCGCATCGACGTGGTCGACCAGGCCGCCATCAAGGAGAAGAAGCGGTTCAACCGGAAGATTTTCGTCGCCCCGCCGTCCGCGCAGGATCGCGAGGAGGTTTTCCGCATCTACACGAAAAAGATGCCGATCGACCCCGCGGTCGATTTCGGCGAGGTCGCCCGGCTGGCCATCGGCTGCACCGGCTGGGATATCGAAAACATCTGCCGCAAGGCGGCGATCCTTGCGGTCGAAGGGGGAAACGTCCGGGTCGGCCAGCGCCACCTGATCGATGCGCTCGGGGGGATCACTCCGTGGCTCACCCCCGACATGGAGTCGGGCTACCATCGCATATTCGACGAAGACTGCCCGCACCACTATTCGTTCTGA
- a CDS encoding U32 family peptidase: MRILSPVDRADELPLLADAGAEEFYAGIVPPFWAEAFGPLVSCNRRTFDAANLPSLKELDALVYAANLRGLPVYVVLNATPIPDAMLPRLVDFVVELAAREVRGAIVSDLALLLALRDRRFRRFELHASTLFSAFNGAAVSFLARLGAARVVLARELSVAEASRVAASCKTPVEVIGMRGRCPNIEGFCGHLHDDPNRTWPCELHYEKQWEGIAPEMPPMVRKALDRNEGADRYYSCGLCAVPMLAAAGIHAFKIVGRGSETARKVAAVEAVRRMRDEGVPDAGSASSCARRGKALYREIFGRPCSPANCYFPEFRPGEEDRP; encoded by the coding sequence ATGCGCATCCTGTCCCCCGTCGATCGCGCCGACGAACTGCCCCTTTTGGCTGATGCCGGCGCCGAGGAATTCTACGCGGGCATCGTCCCGCCGTTCTGGGCCGAGGCGTTCGGGCCGCTCGTCTCGTGCAACCGCCGGACCTTCGACGCGGCCAACCTGCCCTCCCTGAAGGAGCTCGACGCGCTGGTCTACGCCGCCAACCTGCGCGGCCTGCCCGTCTACGTCGTCCTGAATGCCACGCCGATCCCCGACGCCATGCTCCCCAGGCTCGTCGACTTCGTCGTCGAGCTCGCGGCGCGGGAAGTGCGCGGCGCGATCGTCTCCGACCTGGCGCTTCTGCTCGCACTGCGCGACCGGCGGTTCCGGCGGTTCGAGCTCCACGCGAGCACCCTGTTCTCCGCCTTCAACGGCGCCGCGGTCTCCTTCCTGGCCCGGCTGGGCGCGGCACGCGTCGTCCTGGCGCGCGAGCTCTCGGTGGCCGAGGCCTCCCGGGTGGCCGCCTCGTGCAAGACTCCGGTCGAGGTGATCGGGATGCGCGGGCGCTGCCCCAACATCGAGGGCTTCTGCGGCCACCTGCACGACGATCCGAACCGGACGTGGCCGTGCGAGCTGCATTACGAAAAGCAATGGGAGGGGATCGCCCCCGAGATGCCGCCGATGGTGCGCAAGGCGCTCGACCGAAACGAGGGCGCAGACCGCTACTATTCGTGCGGGCTGTGCGCGGTGCCGATGCTGGCGGCCGCGGGCATCCACGCGTTCAAGATCGTCGGGCGCGGGTCCGAGACCGCCCGGAAGGTCGCGGCGGTCGAAGCCGTGCGCCGGATGCGCGACGAGGGTGTGCCCGACGCGGGGAGCGCTTCGTCGTGCGCACGCCGGGGGAAGGCGCTCTACCGGGAGATATTCGGCCGGCCCTGCAGCCCCGCCAACTGCTATTTCCCCGAATTCCGTCCCGGCGAGGAGGATCGCCCGTGA
- a CDS encoding 4Fe-4S binding protein: MSMRTLRRVSQWAVFLVFGFLFLNTEYKDNDVLRYAVNVFLRLDPLVAGAAVAAGRALIGLVWPALVTVALTLLLGRFFCGWFCPMGAVLDAASATLFRRRRRKPSTVPSSWRRWKYLLLVALAASSLFTLQWVFLFDPISLLIRTLTFSVYPALNAALNALFGAAYKVGPPVTWVTEPAYGFLKGHFLAFEQPVYRSAIVVGGLFVGILAAERYQRRFWCRNLCPLGALLALLGRFGLFRRRVEAAGCIKCGLCDGDCRTGAIRDHLATDHGECIECMDCQVVCPEKVIFFTGKEGRQGDPVDLSRRGVMLAAAAGAVSVPFFGSQAHGKAPSQWLIRPPGALAEPEFLARCTRCGECMRVCIANGLQPAWLEAGIEGLWSPVLVPRIGYCEFNCSLCGQVCPTGAIRRMPVAEKRKVKLGLAEVDRSHCLPWKGESDCIVCEEHCPTGKKAIVLQEEKVVTMGGEVKTFKRPYIDERECIGCGICETKCPLPDRAAIVVTSRGETRAGVSYTATRGDAGGYP, from the coding sequence ATGTCGATGCGCACGCTGCGGCGTGTTTCCCAATGGGCCGTGTTCCTCGTGTTCGGCTTCCTGTTCCTCAACACCGAATACAAGGACAACGACGTCCTCCGCTACGCGGTCAACGTGTTCCTCCGGCTCGATCCGCTCGTGGCCGGCGCGGCCGTGGCCGCGGGCCGCGCCCTGATCGGGCTCGTGTGGCCCGCGCTGGTCACGGTCGCCCTGACGCTGCTCCTGGGCCGCTTTTTCTGCGGGTGGTTCTGCCCGATGGGGGCGGTCCTCGACGCGGCATCCGCGACGCTGTTCCGTCGGCGTCGGCGGAAGCCCTCGACGGTCCCTTCCTCCTGGCGCCGCTGGAAGTACCTGCTGCTCGTCGCGCTGGCGGCGTCCTCGCTCTTTACGCTGCAGTGGGTGTTCCTGTTCGACCCGATCAGCCTGCTGATCCGCACCCTGACGTTTTCCGTCTACCCCGCGCTCAATGCCGCGCTCAACGCGCTCTTCGGCGCCGCCTACAAGGTCGGACCGCCCGTCACCTGGGTGACCGAACCTGCCTACGGCTTCCTCAAGGGGCACTTCCTCGCCTTCGAGCAGCCGGTCTACCGGAGCGCGATCGTCGTCGGCGGGCTGTTCGTCGGCATCCTCGCCGCCGAGCGCTATCAGCGCCGCTTCTGGTGCCGGAACCTGTGCCCGCTCGGCGCGCTGCTGGCGCTCCTGGGCCGCTTCGGCCTGTTCCGGCGGCGCGTCGAGGCCGCCGGCTGCATCAAATGCGGCCTGTGCGACGGCGACTGCCGCACCGGCGCCATCCGCGACCATCTCGCGACCGATCATGGCGAGTGCATCGAGTGCATGGACTGCCAGGTCGTCTGCCCCGAAAAGGTCATCTTCTTCACGGGCAAGGAAGGGCGTCAGGGCGACCCGGTCGACCTGTCGCGCCGGGGCGTGATGCTGGCGGCGGCGGCCGGCGCCGTTTCGGTCCCCTTCTTCGGGTCGCAGGCGCATGGGAAGGCTCCGTCCCAGTGGCTGATCCGCCCGCCGGGTGCGCTGGCCGAACCCGAATTCCTCGCCCGCTGCACCCGTTGCGGTGAGTGCATGCGCGTCTGCATCGCCAACGGCCTGCAGCCGGCCTGGCTCGAGGCGGGGATCGAGGGACTGTGGAGCCCGGTGCTCGTCCCGCGCATCGGCTACTGCGAGTTCAACTGCTCGCTCTGCGGCCAGGTCTGCCCGACGGGTGCGATCCGCCGGATGCCGGTCGCCGAGAAGCGCAAGGTCAAGCTCGGGCTGGCCGAGGTCGACCGGAGCCATTGCCTGCCTTGGAAGGGCGAATCCGACTGCATCGTCTGCGAGGAACATTGCCCCACCGGGAAGAAGGCCATCGTGCTCCAGGAAGAGAAGGTCGTCACGATGGGGGGCGAGGTCAAGACGTTCAAGCGGCCCTACATCGACGAGCGCGAATGCATCGGGTGCGGCATCTGCGAGACCAAGTGCCCCCTGCCCGACCGGGCGGCCATCGTGGTCACCTCCCGCGGTGAGACGCGCGCCGGGGTGTCCTACACCGCCACCCGAGGGGACGCCGGGGGATACCCGTGA
- a CDS encoding VCBS repeat-containing protein, which translates to MLAASACASLLASAAASDMPAAWLSDATASSGIPSIKYGEGACFTFNGENGRADLFLPVVKGRNRMLRNRGDGRFAEIAGDAGAFGTGGIGALFADLDGDGRDELFVVRGAYPYGTNLLYAADADGKWREVSAEAGLAARRNGISTAMADVDGDGRLDIFVANWGRNTLYLNRSEPERLRFVDATDAAGLGEEGRSWSATFSDLDGDGHPDLVVARGGDGKSDGLKYYRNRGAGTFEDCTAAAGLGGLRWSMSVVAADLDGDGSFDLFVGGYDGPDRLFRNDGHGRFTDVTASSGIRSGHSVGGAAGDLDGDLLPEIASAGFSGPVRLFRNLGGMRFEELGARAGVGSRKRNEGIVFADVDGDGALDLYASNYDGHNRLYRNTAGRVPALAVRPSVPGRTAVGSVARLYEAGRLGDPRALLSTMELQAGSGYCAQPPAEWLFRLPGGRPCDLRVTFPGGAVAERRNVGPGRVTIRPGKER; encoded by the coding sequence TTGCTCGCGGCCTCGGCCTGCGCTTCGCTGTTGGCCTCGGCCGCCGCATCCGACATGCCGGCGGCCTGGCTCTCCGACGCGACCGCGTCCTCGGGCATCCCGTCGATCAAGTACGGCGAGGGCGCCTGTTTCACGTTCAACGGGGAAAACGGACGCGCCGACCTGTTCCTCCCCGTCGTCAAGGGACGCAACCGGATGCTGCGCAACCGGGGGGATGGTCGTTTCGCGGAAATCGCCGGCGATGCGGGGGCCTTCGGCACGGGCGGCATCGGAGCGCTCTTCGCCGACCTCGACGGGGACGGGCGGGACGAGCTGTTCGTCGTCCGCGGGGCTTACCCGTACGGGACCAACCTGCTCTATGCGGCCGACGCCGACGGGAAGTGGCGCGAAGTCTCCGCCGAAGCCGGGCTCGCCGCGCGCCGCAACGGCATCTCGACCGCGATGGCCGATGTCGACGGCGACGGGCGGCTGGATATTTTCGTCGCCAACTGGGGGCGCAACACGCTCTATCTCAACCGCTCCGAGCCGGAGCGGTTGCGTTTCGTCGACGCCACCGATGCCGCAGGGCTCGGCGAGGAAGGGCGAAGCTGGTCGGCGACCTTCTCCGACCTCGATGGCGACGGGCACCCCGACCTGGTCGTCGCGCGCGGCGGCGACGGCAAGAGCGACGGGCTGAAGTATTACCGCAACCGGGGCGCCGGCACGTTCGAAGACTGCACCGCGGCGGCGGGGCTCGGAGGCTTGCGCTGGTCGATGTCGGTCGTCGCGGCCGACCTCGACGGCGACGGCAGCTTCGATCTGTTCGTCGGAGGGTACGACGGTCCCGACCGGTTGTTCCGGAACGACGGGCACGGACGCTTCACCGACGTGACGGCGTCCTCCGGGATCCGGTCGGGCCACAGCGTCGGGGGGGCCGCGGGCGACCTCGATGGCGACCTGCTCCCCGAGATCGCGAGCGCCGGCTTTTCCGGGCCCGTCCGGCTGTTCCGCAACCTGGGCGGGATGCGGTTCGAGGAGCTGGGCGCGCGGGCGGGCGTCGGAAGCCGGAAGCGGAACGAGGGAATCGTGTTCGCCGACGTCGACGGCGACGGCGCCCTCGATCTTTACGCGAGCAACTACGACGGCCACAACCGGCTTTACCGAAACACGGCGGGGCGTGTTCCCGCGCTCGCGGTCCGGCCGTCGGTGCCGGGGCGGACCGCGGTAGGCTCGGTCGCGCGACTTTATGAGGCCGGGAGGCTCGGCGATCCCCGCGCGCTGCTCTCGACGATGGAATTGCAGGCCGGGAGCGGATACTGCGCGCAACCGCCCGCCGAATGGCTGTTCCGGCTGCCGGGCGGCCGCCCGTGCGACCTGCGCGTCACCTTCCCCGGCGGCGCGGTCGCCGAGAGAAGAAACGTCGGGCCGGGGCGGGTGACCATCCGTCCCGGGAAGGAGAGATGA